In a single window of the Ignavibacteriota bacterium genome:
- the gdhA gene encoding NADP-specific glutamate dehydrogenase, with amino-acid sequence MTSYADHLLASVKAKNPAEPEFHQAVQEVVESLTLVLDRYPEYRTHKILERIIEPERVLMFRVPWMDDQGEIHVNRGFRIEMNSAIGPYKGGLRFHPSVNLGILKFLAFEQVFKNSLTTLPMGGGKGGSDFDPKGKSDNEVMRFCQSFMSELYRHIGPDTDVPAGDIGVGGREIGFLFGQYKKLRNEFTGVLTGKGLNWGGSLIRPEATGYGAVYFAQEMLGTRKQTLQGKTCLVSGSGNVSQYTAEKLIELGAKVVTFSDSNGYVYDEAGIDRKKLDFIMELKNVKRGRMKEYADAHKGVVYYPVDAKLDYNPLWNHKADCAFPSATQNEINGKDAANLLKNGVYCVAEGANMPTTIDGVKHFLDAKILYGPGKAANAGGVSTSGLEMSQNSMRLGWSREEVDQRLHGIMKNIHKNCYETAERFGTPGNYVNGANIAGFLKVADAMLDQGLV; translated from the coding sequence ATGACAAGTTATGCTGACCATCTTCTGGCATCGGTCAAAGCGAAAAATCCGGCGGAGCCAGAATTCCATCAGGCAGTTCAGGAAGTTGTTGAATCCCTGACGCTCGTGTTGGATCGTTACCCGGAATATCGAACTCACAAAATTCTTGAACGCATCATTGAACCGGAGCGCGTACTGATGTTCCGTGTTCCGTGGATGGACGACCAAGGTGAAATTCATGTCAACCGCGGATTCCGCATTGAGATGAACAGTGCTATCGGTCCGTACAAAGGCGGATTGCGTTTTCATCCTTCCGTGAATCTTGGTATCCTCAAGTTTCTTGCCTTCGAGCAGGTGTTCAAAAATTCTCTCACCACGCTTCCGATGGGCGGCGGTAAAGGCGGTTCCGATTTCGACCCGAAAGGAAAGAGCGATAACGAAGTGATGCGATTCTGCCAGAGTTTTATGAGTGAATTGTATCGTCACATCGGACCGGACACCGACGTTCCTGCAGGAGATATTGGTGTCGGCGGACGTGAAATCGGTTTCTTATTCGGTCAATACAAAAAACTCCGCAACGAGTTCACCGGCGTTCTTACAGGCAAAGGGTTGAACTGGGGCGGTTCGCTTATTCGTCCGGAAGCAACGGGTTATGGCGCTGTCTATTTCGCACAGGAAATGTTGGGCACGCGTAAGCAAACCTTACAAGGAAAAACCTGTCTCGTCTCCGGAAGCGGAAATGTTTCTCAATACACAGCAGAAAAATTGATTGAACTCGGAGCGAAGGTTGTCACCTTCTCCGATTCGAATGGCTATGTGTATGACGAAGCAGGAATTGACAGAAAGAAACTCGACTTCATTATGGAATTGAAGAATGTGAAGCGCGGAAGAATGAAGGAATACGCCGATGCACACAAAGGCGTTGTCTATTATCCGGTTGATGCGAAACTCGATTACAACCCGTTGTGGAACCACAAAGCGGATTGCGCATTCCCGAGTGCGACACAAAACGAAATCAATGGCAAGGATGCCGCGAACCTGTTGAAGAACGGTGTCTATTGTGTTGCCGAAGGTGCAAACATGCCGACAACGATTGATGGTGTGAAGCACTTCCTTGATGCAAAGATTCTCTACGGTCCTGGAAAAGCCGCCAATGCAGGTGGAGTTTCTACGTCAGGACTTGAGATGTCGCAGAACAGTATGCGCCTTGGCTGGTCGCGTGAAGAAGTTGACCAACGACTCCACGGGATTATGAAGAACATCCACAAGAACTGCTATGAAACAGCAGAACGCTTTGGAACGCCGGGCAATTATGTAAACGGCGCCAACATTGCAGGCTTCCTCAAAGTCGCCGATGCGATGCTCGACCAAGGATTAGTCTAA
- a CDS encoding T9SS type A sorting domain-containing protein: protein MKATTLILILILCALLTADTLQAQLIRQSKAMIGASSGFSKSSQFQMNVSVGQPISGTSASSQFRQGVGFWNGDGGGGQPPIPLMFYNDGWNMVSVPFVVPNYSKSFIFPTSSSSAFSYQGGYQQQDTLKHGVGYWLKFPGNQALPLQGGPRNSDTLELADNWNMIGATSIPVDTANIIQVPENLISTNYFGYNSGYFATNIIEPGKAYWVKAKGVGSIILKDVAPPPNSFTSQQLPAHREEMVEEALNTISFTVNDDASSSRGKQQVLQFGFETGEKMNLEKFELPPVPPVGAFDIRFASNRLVEILPSRIQEPVELPVRFQTNNLPITVTMSLKHQDEVKYSLVEREGKKMVAFHKLEQNRSLTISINEDKKYFLRVESVPKEFFLHQNYPNPFNPVTTIRFDLPSPATVTLQMFNILGQEVATELHKREMEEGQHAIDFDASLLPTGLYFYRINVLSISNGKHFQDTKTMMLVK, encoded by the coding sequence ATGAAAGCAACAACCTTGATTCTCATATTAATACTTTGTGCTTTATTAACAGCTGATACGTTGCAAGCACAATTGATAAGACAGTCAAAAGCCATGATAGGTGCGTCGAGTGGTTTTTCCAAGTCTTCTCAATTTCAAATGAATGTTTCTGTCGGTCAACCCATCTCCGGCACCAGTGCATCCTCTCAATTCCGGCAAGGTGTTGGTTTTTGGAATGGTGATGGCGGCGGAGGACAACCCCCGATTCCTCTCATGTTCTATAATGATGGATGGAATATGGTTTCCGTTCCGTTTGTTGTACCAAATTATTCCAAGTCATTTATTTTCCCGACATCTTCATCAAGCGCATTCTCGTACCAAGGCGGTTATCAGCAACAGGATACACTCAAGCATGGCGTAGGATATTGGTTGAAGTTTCCGGGAAATCAGGCATTACCGTTACAAGGCGGTCCCAGAAACAGTGACACACTCGAACTTGCCGATAATTGGAATATGATTGGCGCTACTTCAATACCGGTTGATACCGCGAACATTATCCAGGTTCCGGAGAATCTTATATCAACTAATTATTTCGGATACAACTCCGGATATTTTGCAACCAATATCATCGAACCGGGAAAAGCATACTGGGTGAAAGCAAAAGGAGTAGGTTCCATCATTTTAAAAGATGTCGCACCACCACCCAATTCATTTACATCGCAACAACTTCCAGCCCATCGGGAGGAAATGGTTGAAGAAGCCCTGAACACAATTTCGTTCACGGTAAATGATGATGCATCTTCGAGCAGAGGAAAACAACAGGTTTTACAGTTTGGTTTTGAAACGGGAGAAAAAATGAATTTGGAGAAATTCGAATTGCCGCCTGTTCCTCCGGTCGGAGCGTTCGACATTCGTTTTGCGTCGAACAGATTGGTAGAGATACTTCCATCACGAATACAGGAACCTGTCGAACTTCCGGTTCGATTTCAGACAAACAATTTGCCGATAACTGTAACGATGAGTTTGAAACATCAGGATGAGGTAAAATATTCTCTTGTTGAACGTGAAGGAAAAAAGATGGTAGCCTTTCACAAACTCGAACAAAATCGTTCGCTTACAATTTCAATTAATGAAGATAAAAAATATTTCCTGAGAGTTGAATCTGTTCCGAAGGAATTTTTTCTCCACCAAAATTATCCGAATCCGTTTAACCCTGTTACAACAATTCGTTTTGACTTGCCTTCTCCCGCAACGGTAACGCTTCAGATGTTCAACATTCTCGGACAAGAAGTTGCAACTGAACTACACAAACGGGAGATGGAAGAAGGTCAACACGCAATTGATTTCGATGCTAGCTTGCTTCCGACAGGCTTATATTTCTACCGAATCAATGTGCTGAGTATATCAAATGGAAAACACTTTCAGGATACGAAGACGATGATGCTGGTGAAGTAA
- a CDS encoding Glu/Leu/Phe/Val dehydrogenase, with protein sequence MSMNETSFFGDVVRNFDNAAQYLDYPKGLLEQIKVCNSVYHFKFPVETDEGYQVISAWRVEHSQHKSPTKGGIRYNEDVNEDEVMALAALMTYKCAVVDVPFGGAKGGIKINPKEYSVSQLQRITRRYTAELVKKNFIGPGIDVPAPDYGTGEREMAWMADTYGALNPGQIDAAACVTGKPISQGGIRGRREATGRGVFFAVREACNNKEDMKKFGLTPGLEGKRVVVQGLGNVGYHAAKFIQEGGGIIVGLSEYEGAIYNPKGLDVEAVMKHRKNTRSILSFPGATNIPHSKEALELDCDILIPAALEKQITAENADRIKARIIGEGANGPTSSDAEEILVAKGILVIPDMYCNAGGVTVSYFEWLKNLQHVRMGRMAKRYTESSYGQLVSVIEKLTGESFTPSERERIIQGPDEEALVNSGLEDTMIGAYNEIRERWKQHKGVSMRTAAFISSIDKIAKSYLEMGIFP encoded by the coding sequence ATGTCAATGAACGAAACCAGTTTTTTTGGAGATGTTGTCCGCAATTTTGATAACGCGGCACAGTATCTCGATTACCCGAAAGGTCTGTTAGAGCAGATCAAAGTATGTAACAGTGTCTATCATTTTAAGTTTCCTGTTGAGACGGATGAAGGCTATCAGGTCATTTCCGCGTGGCGTGTGGAACACAGTCAGCACAAGTCGCCGACGAAAGGGGGCATCCGTTACAATGAAGACGTGAATGAGGACGAAGTAATGGCTCTCGCCGCGTTGATGACGTACAAGTGCGCGGTTGTTGATGTTCCGTTTGGTGGAGCGAAAGGTGGAATCAAAATCAATCCCAAAGAATATTCTGTCTCACAACTCCAAAGAATTACGCGTCGTTATACGGCGGAACTTGTGAAGAAAAATTTTATCGGACCCGGCATTGATGTTCCCGCTCCTGATTACGGAACGGGCGAGCGTGAGATGGCATGGATGGCTGACACCTACGGGGCGTTGAATCCCGGACAGATTGATGCTGCCGCCTGCGTAACAGGAAAACCAATCAGCCAAGGTGGCATTCGCGGGCGACGTGAAGCAACAGGTCGCGGTGTGTTCTTCGCAGTCCGTGAAGCATGTAACAATAAAGAAGATATGAAGAAATTCGGACTCACTCCCGGATTGGAAGGAAAGCGAGTCGTTGTTCAGGGACTTGGGAACGTCGGTTATCATGCGGCAAAGTTTATTCAGGAAGGTGGCGGTATTATTGTCGGATTGTCTGAGTATGAAGGAGCGATTTACAATCCGAAAGGATTGGATGTTGAAGCGGTGATGAAGCATCGAAAAAACACACGCTCAATTCTCAGTTTCCCCGGAGCGACAAATATTCCGCATTCGAAGGAAGCGCTTGAACTTGATTGCGATATCCTTATTCCTGCCGCGCTCGAAAAACAAATCACAGCAGAAAATGCAGACCGGATCAAAGCAAGGATAATCGGCGAAGGCGCAAACGGACCGACGAGTTCGGACGCAGAAGAGATTTTGGTGGCAAAAGGAATTCTCGTCATTCCTGACATGTATTGTAACGCAGGCGGCGTCACAGTTTCGTATTTTGAATGGTTGAAAAATCTTCAGCATGTTCGCATGGGAAGAATGGCAAAACGCTACACGGAAAGTTCGTACGGTCAACTTGTTTCTGTCATTGAAAAACTCACAGGTGAATCATTCACTCCTTCAGAACGTGAGCGAATTATTCAGGGTCCCGATGAAGAAGCGCTCGTGAACTCAGGTCTTGAAGACACAATGATAGGCGCGTACAACGAAATCCGTGAGCGATGGAAACAGCACAAGGGTGTGAGTATGAGAACAGCGGCATTCATCAGTTCGATTGATAAGATTGCGAAGTCGTATTTAGAGATGGGGATTTTCCCGTAG
- a CDS encoding response regulator transcription factor has translation MSISVAIVEDNPDYRLGTSMMLTNSRKFQVVGEYEQAEPLIENFDEVSPDVVLMDIGLPGISGIEAAARLKREYPYVQIIMLTVYDDDEKVFQAICAGASGYVSKNVNAEKLVEAVEDAFDGGTPISPHIASKVLQMFKENLPTKHVNYSLTKRELKVLEHLVQGDDYKTIADKLFLSNYTVRAHTRNIYDKLHVHSKSQAVAKALKENLLSA, from the coding sequence ATGTCAATTTCCGTTGCAATAGTAGAAGATAATCCCGACTACAGGTTAGGAACATCCATGATGCTCACAAACTCCCGAAAATTTCAGGTTGTCGGTGAGTATGAACAGGCTGAACCATTAATTGAAAATTTCGATGAAGTTTCTCCCGATGTTGTATTGATGGACATCGGACTTCCGGGAATTTCCGGAATTGAAGCCGCGGCACGATTGAAGCGGGAATATCCGTATGTTCAAATCATCATGCTCACCGTGTATGATGATGACGAAAAAGTTTTTCAGGCAATATGCGCTGGTGCAAGCGGGTATGTTTCCAAAAATGTCAACGCGGAAAAATTAGTTGAGGCGGTGGAGGATGCGTTCGACGGAGGTACGCCCATCTCGCCTCATATTGCAAGTAAAGTTCTTCAAATGTTTAAAGAGAATTTACCGACAAAGCATGTGAATTACTCGCTCACGAAACGCGAACTGAAAGTGCTTGAGCATCTTGTGCAGGGAGACGATTATAAAACTATCGCGGACAAATTATTTCTCAGCAACTACACAGTCCGCGCTCACACGCGAAACATCTATGATAAACTCCATGTTCATTCAAAATCTCAGGCGGTGGCAAAGGCGTTGAAGGAGAATCTTCTTTCTGCTTAA
- a CDS encoding ATP-binding protein, with translation MRIKALVLLSFFLVIAASAQFENIHFEHLTVEDGLSQNTVLNIFQDSEGFLWFGTQDGLNRYDGFTFTTFKTHPADSTSISDNFVRRIYEDRSGNLWFGTLTGLNKYKRATQSFTRFLPNATKKSSLLSGDIMAIHQDREGLLWIGTKNGGLHKLDIQTNLVTSFNMESFKSTEYSVMAMYEDDNEVLWLGTSKGLYMLNKERTAFMNLGIPTEQPGDNMVYSIVEEHSGTERILWLGTTSGGLVKYVPSSKVFTRFSNQGETQNTLKGNRVWSMCKDRNGMLWLGTDQGVNIFDTRKEKFTFVGHTPDKPGALSANQILSVFEDKSGVIWLGALNGGVNKYNRRSERFGHILRDPMNPKSLSHNSVWCFLEDDKKNLWVGTEGGVSVFSADGELETIYKHDERNSRSLSFDVAVTMCQDRKGNIWVGTRGGGLNLFDEQSKSFRRIQEVQSKANGLSSNQIIVSYEDKAGTIWFGADGGGLIKMLPFDGDIRKTELKFKTYRNNPADSTSISNDVIGFIYEDKSGSFWIGTIGGGLNKMNRANGTFTRFQHNPSDSNSLSNNIVTSIYEDAKGILWLGTGAGLNRFDPTTQQFNHYTEADGLPNDFIYGILPDDDGNLWLSTNRGISRFIISNLTVQEDRTLLKKRFRNFDIYDGLQGYEFNANAYYRSSSGELFFGGPNGFNRFFPNRIKDNQNIPSVVVTSFRRLDKLEEGWSPGREATVELSHTDYFFSFEFVALDFTDPITNQFQYMMEGFDEFWIDAGTRRYVTYTNLDAGTYVFRVRGSNNDGVWNERGTSVKVIINPPFWQMWWFALLVILFIVSILYLMYRYRLGQIHKIEHLRVRLASDLHDELATNLSSIAMFGELLQKSESLDEQTKSNLHERIVSLSRESVNSIREIIWTIDPKPDKLHTLLLRFRDLIQFTCHARNIELVFEIPPKEEIATVFLSSEVRKEFWLMIKEAVNNTVKHANCTQITLQATYDAGLITIRIRDNGAGFDPKRTFRGKGLANMLMRANNLNGSFDIVSEKGKGTTIIITART, from the coding sequence ATGAGAATCAAAGCGCTTGTTCTTCTAAGTTTTTTTTTGGTGATTGCCGCGTCTGCTCAATTTGAAAATATTCATTTCGAGCATCTGACGGTTGAGGACGGATTGTCTCAAAATACCGTGCTGAATATTTTTCAAGACAGCGAGGGATTTCTGTGGTTTGGAACACAGGACGGATTAAATAGGTACGACGGATTTACGTTCACAACATTCAAAACACATCCCGCGGACTCGACTTCCATTTCCGATAATTTTGTTCGACGAATTTATGAAGACCGCTCAGGAAATTTGTGGTTCGGAACACTGACCGGATTGAATAAATACAAAAGAGCAACTCAATCCTTCACCCGATTTCTCCCCAATGCGACAAAAAAATCAAGCCTGTTATCAGGCGACATCATGGCGATTCATCAAGATAGAGAGGGATTGTTGTGGATTGGAACGAAGAACGGAGGATTGCACAAACTCGATATTCAAACAAATCTTGTCACTTCATTTAATATGGAATCGTTCAAGTCAACCGAATATTCTGTAATGGCAATGTATGAGGACGACAACGAGGTGTTGTGGCTGGGAACATCGAAAGGATTGTACATGCTTAACAAAGAGCGTACGGCGTTCATGAATCTTGGAATTCCAACAGAACAGCCGGGAGATAATATGGTGTACTCGATTGTGGAAGAACATTCCGGAACTGAGAGAATTCTCTGGCTAGGTACTACATCGGGCGGGCTTGTGAAATATGTCCCTTCATCAAAAGTGTTTACACGGTTTTCGAATCAGGGAGAAACACAGAATACGTTGAAGGGCAACAGAGTCTGGTCAATGTGCAAGGACAGGAATGGAATGTTGTGGCTTGGCACCGACCAAGGAGTAAATATTTTCGATACGAGGAAAGAGAAATTTACATTTGTCGGGCATACCCCCGATAAACCGGGAGCGTTGAGTGCGAATCAAATACTTTCCGTGTTTGAGGATAAGTCGGGAGTAATCTGGTTGGGAGCGTTGAACGGCGGAGTGAACAAATATAACAGAAGAAGCGAACGGTTCGGACATATTCTTCGCGACCCGATGAATCCGAAAAGTCTGAGTCATAATTCTGTCTGGTGTTTTCTTGAAGATGACAAGAAAAATCTTTGGGTGGGAACGGAAGGAGGAGTGAGTGTTTTTTCTGCTGATGGAGAGTTAGAGACAATCTACAAACATGATGAAAGAAATTCCCGGAGTTTAAGTTTTGATGTTGCGGTGACGATGTGTCAGGATAGGAAAGGAAATATCTGGGTTGGTACACGCGGCGGCGGTTTGAATCTGTTTGATGAACAGAGCAAATCGTTTCGCCGGATTCAGGAAGTTCAATCAAAGGCGAACGGATTAAGTTCAAATCAAATCATCGTCAGTTATGAAGATAAAGCGGGGACGATATGGTTCGGAGCGGATGGTGGCGGTTTGATAAAGATGTTGCCGTTCGATGGAGACATCAGGAAAACAGAATTGAAATTCAAGACCTACAGAAATAATCCGGCAGATAGTACAAGTATAAGTAATGATGTCATCGGATTTATTTATGAAGACAAATCGGGTTCGTTCTGGATTGGAACTATTGGCGGGGGACTGAACAAGATGAATCGGGCGAATGGAACATTTACGCGCTTTCAACACAATCCGAGTGATTCAAACAGTCTCAGCAACAATATTGTCACGTCAATCTATGAAGATGCGAAAGGAATTCTTTGGCTCGGAACGGGAGCCGGATTGAACCGTTTCGACCCGACGACTCAACAATTCAACCATTACACGGAAGCCGATGGTTTACCGAACGATTTCATTTATGGAATACTTCCGGATGATGACGGGAATCTCTGGCTTAGTACGAACAGGGGAATTTCAAGATTCATCATTTCCAATCTTACTGTGCAGGAAGACCGCACTCTCCTGAAAAAGCGATTCAGGAATTTTGATATTTATGACGGACTGCAGGGATACGAGTTCAATGCGAATGCGTATTATCGTTCATCGTCAGGGGAATTGTTCTTCGGCGGTCCGAACGGTTTCAACAGATTTTTTCCGAATCGTATAAAAGATAATCAGAATATTCCCTCGGTTGTTGTCACTTCGTTTCGTCGGCTTGATAAATTAGAAGAAGGATGGAGCCCGGGTAGGGAAGCGACAGTCGAGTTATCTCACACAGATTATTTTTTCTCGTTTGAATTTGTCGCTTTGGATTTTACCGACCCAATCACAAATCAATTTCAATACATGATGGAAGGCTTCGATGAATTTTGGATTGATGCAGGAACCCGGCGCTATGTAACGTACACAAATCTCGATGCGGGAACGTATGTGTTCCGTGTACGCGGTTCAAACAATGATGGTGTGTGGAATGAACGTGGCACTTCAGTGAAGGTGATTATCAATCCTCCGTTTTGGCAAATGTGGTGGTTTGCTCTTCTTGTCATTCTTTTCATTGTTTCGATATTGTATCTGATGTATCGTTACCGTCTCGGACAGATTCATAAAATCGAACACTTGCGCGTGCGGCTCGCTTCCGATTTACATGATGAACTTGCAACGAACCTTAGTAGCATTGCAATGTTCGGGGAGTTGCTTCAGAAATCAGAATCACTCGATGAGCAAACGAAATCGAATTTGCATGAACGCATTGTTTCCCTTTCGAGAGAGTCGGTCAATTCCATCCGCGAAATTATTTGGACGATTGACCCGAAGCCGGATAAACTTCACACGTTGCTTCTCAGGTTTCGGGATTTAATTCAGTTCACTTGCCATGCAAGGAATATCGAGTTGGTCTTTGAGATTCCTCCAAAGGAAGAAATCGCAACCGTGTTTTTATCATCCGAGGTACGAAAAGAATTTTGGTTGATGATCAAAGAAGCAGTAAACAATACCGTTAAGCACGCCAACTGCACGCAGATTACTTTGCAGGCGACTTATGATGCTGGGTTGATAACCATAAGAATAAGGGATAATGGCGCAGGGTTCGACCCGAAACGAACATTCCGGGGGAAAGGACTTGCTAATATGCTCATGCGAGCGAACAATCTGAATGGTTCTTTCGATATCGTCTCTGAAAAAGGGAAGGGAACGACCATAATAATTACCGCGAGAACATAA
- the gltS gene encoding sodium/glutamate symporter, whose translation MPTTEIFTLKLDLIQTLAIACVVYFLGMVLRRNIPILERLNIPSAVIGGLLFAALNLVLHDRFLNLKFETATQPLFMVLFFTTIGMSASLPLLKKGGIQVFIFLLMSTVFCFVQNFVGMGISSLFGVHQLLGVMAGSVTLVGGPATGLAFAPLFEQAGLTGAGTLAITAATFGIVCGGILGGPVGTSLIKRHNLRANKSISKSELQHELADESPTISVEIEKEDSNLVMTIIIAAAAMGLGSIVSYYFQSLGWTLPAYIGAMLVASLFRNVDDGTKWLKIDQQAMELIGTIALNIFLVVALMDLKLWELLHLAGPLAAILLAQVIVVVLFSLTLSFWVMGKDYESAVMASGFIGFVLGTTANAVANMKTLVGKYGAAPRAFLIVPMVGAFFIDFTNALIITGFLNWLK comes from the coding sequence ATGCCGACTACCGAAATTTTTACTCTCAAACTCGACCTCATTCAAACACTCGCCATTGCGTGTGTAGTCTATTTTCTTGGAATGGTGTTGAGACGAAACATCCCAATCCTCGAACGATTGAATATCCCATCGGCAGTCATTGGCGGATTACTGTTCGCCGCGCTCAATCTCGTGCTTCATGATAGATTTCTCAACTTGAAATTTGAAACTGCGACACAACCGCTCTTTATGGTACTCTTCTTCACAACAATCGGAATGAGCGCAAGTCTCCCGCTTCTGAAAAAAGGAGGCATTCAGGTTTTTATTTTTCTCCTCATGTCAACGGTATTTTGTTTTGTACAGAATTTTGTCGGGATGGGAATATCATCGTTGTTCGGAGTGCATCAGTTACTTGGTGTGATGGCTGGCTCGGTAACGCTTGTTGGCGGTCCTGCAACAGGACTCGCATTCGCTCCGTTGTTTGAACAAGCAGGACTCACCGGTGCAGGAACGCTTGCAATCACTGCGGCAACATTCGGCATCGTGTGCGGCGGAATTCTCGGCGGACCGGTTGGAACTTCGTTGATTAAACGACACAATCTTCGAGCAAACAAATCAATTTCAAAATCAGAACTACAACACGAGCTTGCAGACGAATCACCGACTATCTCGGTCGAAATTGAAAAAGAGGATTCCAATCTCGTCATGACAATAATTATTGCTGCGGCGGCGATGGGATTGGGAAGCATCGTGAGTTACTATTTTCAATCGCTCGGATGGACTTTACCAGCGTATATCGGCGCCATGCTCGTCGCTTCCCTCTTTCGCAATGTTGACGACGGAACCAAGTGGCTGAAGATTGACCAACAAGCAATGGAACTCATCGGCACAATTGCCCTGAACATTTTCCTCGTTGTTGCGTTGATGGATTTGAAGTTGTGGGAATTGCTTCATCTCGCTGGTCCGCTTGCGGCAATTCTCTTAGCGCAAGTGATTGTAGTTGTTCTCTTCTCACTTACACTTTCATTCTGGGTGATGGGAAAAGATTATGAATCGGCAGTAATGGCGAGCGGTTTTATTGGGTTCGTTCTCGGAACAACTGCCAACGCCGTTGCGAACATGAAGACACTTGTCGGAAAATACGGAGCCGCTCCCCGCGCCTTTCTCATCGTCCCGATGGTCGGCGCGTTCTTTATAGATTTCACAAACGCGCTTATTATTACCGGGTTTTTGAATTGGTTGAAGTGA